From the Ilumatobacteraceae bacterium genome, the window GCTGGGCGAGGCGCCTCGCTGGTGAGTCCGGCGGCGGCCGCGCCGGCAGCGCGGCGTTGCGCCGGCGTGAGTCGCAGACCGGCCGCCTTGAGCCGTCGCAGCAGCTCCCGACTCTCCACGACGGTGGCGCCGCCCTCGATCATCGCCGGGCGGTACTCCTCGGGGATGTCGTAGTGGTCGCCCTGGAAACCACGCCGCGGAATGCCGTTGGCATCGGCAAACGCGTGCAGCTCGTCGAGCGACTCGTCGCTCACGAGATGGCACCAGCGGCGGCCCCGGTGCCACCACCGCGCCTCGTCCATCAAGATCGTCACGGCGTCGAGCCTGGCACACTGGGCCGATGAGCAGTGGCGATCTCGAGCTCCGCGTGGCCTGGGAGCGGCACGTGGGCACGGGCGAGGTGTCCGGCGGCTGGTACGAGTCGGTCATCGCCCGGCATCACGAGGCGCATCGGCACTACCACGACGTGCGCCATGTGCGCTGGGTCGTCCGACACGTCGGCGAACTCGCCGCCGCGCGAGACGGCGACCAGGTCGCCGATCTGGGTGCCGTCGTGGTCGCGGCGTTCTTCCACGACGTCGTCTACGACCCGACCGCGTCCGACAACGAAGTCGCCAGCGCGACGCTCGCCGCACGAGCGCTCGCCGAACTCGACTGGCCGACGGCCCGCGTCGCACGGGTCGTCGCGATGATCGAGGGCACCGCCCACCATCGTGTCGACACGGTCGACGGCGAGCCGATCACGCTCGACACCGCCGTGCTGTACGCGGCCGACCTGGGTGTGCTGGCGGCCGACCCGGCCGGCTATGCCGACTACGTCCGCAACGTCCGGCGCGAATACGGCCACGTCGACGACGCCGACTGGTCGGCCGGACGCACTGCGGTGCTCCGGTCGTTCCTCGAACGGCGGGCGATCTACGCACCGGAACTCGGCCTCGACGCGTGGGAGCGGCGGGCACGCGCCAACCTCGCCGCGGAACTCGACACCCTCGGGCGATGAGTCAGTCGCGGCGGGCGTGACGGCGCCGCGAACGCACCCGAACCGGGATCGGCTTGGGAGGACGGGCGGCCGCGAATCCGGCGGCGGCGATCACCGCAACGACACCGGTCAGGACCACGGACATGGGTCGAGTGTACGCAGCACCGGCCGATCTGGCTAGTCACGCCCCTCCGCCGCCGCCCGCATAGTGTGCAGCGCATGCCCGATCCGACGCTCACCGGCGAGACGACCGAACTGCTCCAGGCGATGATCCGCAACGAGTGTGTGAACGACGGCACGCCCGAATCCGGCGACGAGACCCGCAACGCCGACCTGCTCCAGACCTTCCTCGAGGGCGCCGGCCTCGACGTCGAGCGCTACGAGCCCCTCCCCGGTCGCGGCTCGATCGTCGCCCGGATCGAGGGCTCCGATCCCGATGCGCCGTCGCTGTGTCTGATGGGTCACACCGACGTCGTTCCGGTCAGCCCGGACGGGTGGTCGAACGACCCGTTCGGTGGCGAACTGATCCGCAACGAACAGGGCCAGGACGAGGTCTGGGGGCGGGGCGCGATCGACATGCTCAACCTGACCTCCTCGATGGCGGTCGCGTTCCGGCACCTCGCCCGCACCGGGTTCCGTCCCAAAGGCGACCTGATCTACTTCGGGGTCGCCGACGAGGAGGCCGGCGGCACGTGGGGCGCGGAGTGGATGTTCGAGCATCACGCCGAGGCGATCGACGCCGACTTCGTGCTCACCGAACTCGGCGGATGGTCGTCGGTCGACGATCACGGACAGCGGCACGTCACCGTCAACATCGGTGAGAAGGGCATGTCGTGGCGCCGTCTCCGCATCACGGGCACACCCGGTCACGGCTCGCGACCGTTCGCCGCCGACAACGCGATCATCAAGGCCGCCGAGGTCGTCCGCCGACTGGCCGAGTACCGCACCACCCCCAACCTGACCGACACGTGGCTGGCGCAACTCGACGCGATGAGCCTCCCCGACGAACTCAAGGCGCAGATGCGCGACCCGGGCACCGTGTACGACGCGATCGGCACCCTGCCGACACCGGTCGCCCGCTCGTGCCACGCCCTGACGCACACGACGATCTCGCCCAACGTCGCCCACGGCGGCGACAAGACGAACACGATCCCCGACACGGTCGACATCGAGGTCGACATCCGCACCGTGCCCGGCACGACCCGAGCCGACGTCGACGCGATGCTGGCCGACGCGCTCGGCGACCTCGCCCCGCATGTGGAGATGACCATCCTCCAGGAGGGGCATCCGACCCAGTCGCCGGTCGACAACGCACTGTGGGACACCGTTGCCCGACACACCCAGATCGCCTACCCCGGAGCGCACCTCGTCCCGGGCATCGTGGTCGGCGGGACCGACGCTCGTCAGTACCGCGACCGCGGCCGGGTCGCGTACGGCACCGGGTTGTTCTCCGCCGACTTCGACAGTTCCACCTTCGGCAGCCGGTTCCACGGCCACGACGAGCGGATCGACGTGGAGAGCCTCGGGCTGGCGACCGACTTCTGGATCGGCATCGCCGCCGACCTCCTCAGCTGATCGAACGTCCGCCGGTCGAGCGGTCGAGATCGGCGCGCGCTTCGTCGAGCTGCGCGCTGAGCACACGCTCGACGTCGGGGTCGATGTCGTTCAACCCGGCGTGCATCGTCGCCAGCCGTGCGAGCGCCGCGTGTACCCGGTCGAACGAACGTCGTGAGCGGCGGGGCATCGACCGGCGCGCACGAAGCAGCGCGGCCCAGTCGACGAAGTGGCTCGACTCGGTGTCGGTCAACCGGTACTGCTGAGCCAGGAACGGCGTCATCTGCACGAACCGTCGGAGCTCGCGCCGTCGCGCCCGCACGAGCGCCACTGCCACCGAGCAGAACAGCACGACGAACAGCGCTGCCGTCACCAGGATCACGCCGACCGCCACGTCGTCGGTGATGGTCGGTGTGATCTCGCCGAGGGCCAGCGACCCGTTCCAGAGCGCGTGGGTCACGACCGCCAGCGAGAATCCCCAGATCGCTGCGGGGAACGGGCGCCGGCCCTGTTGCACCGCACGTCCGATCGCGAGGCCGGTCCAGAACGTGAACAGCGGGTGGGCGAACGGCGTCAGCAGTGCACGGATCACGAAGACGGGGACGAACGCGCCGTCGATCGACGCCTGCGCGAAGTACGTCATGTC encodes:
- a CDS encoding DUF4031 domain-containing protein, with product MTILMDEARWWHRGRRWCHLVSDESLDELHAFADANGIPRRGFQGDHYDIPEEYRPAMIEGGATVVESRELLRRLKAAGLRLTPAQRRAAGAAAAGLTSEAPRPAGRAGS
- a CDS encoding M20/M25/M40 family metallo-hydrolase; translated protein: MPDPTLTGETTELLQAMIRNECVNDGTPESGDETRNADLLQTFLEGAGLDVERYEPLPGRGSIVARIEGSDPDAPSLCLMGHTDVVPVSPDGWSNDPFGGELIRNEQGQDEVWGRGAIDMLNLTSSMAVAFRHLARTGFRPKGDLIYFGVADEEAGGTWGAEWMFEHHAEAIDADFVLTELGGWSSVDDHGQRHVTVNIGEKGMSWRRLRITGTPGHGSRPFAADNAIIKAAEVVRRLAEYRTTPNLTDTWLAQLDAMSLPDELKAQMRDPGTVYDAIGTLPTPVARSCHALTHTTISPNVAHGGDKTNTIPDTVDIEVDIRTVPGTTRADVDAMLADALGDLAPHVEMTILQEGHPTQSPVDNALWDTVARHTQIAYPGAHLVPGIVVGGTDARQYRDRGRVAYGTGLFSADFDSSTFGSRFHGHDERIDVESLGLATDFWIGIAADLLS
- a CDS encoding PrsW family glutamic-type intramembrane protease, which encodes MSTALPPPTEPSATPAGWYADPTRPGHWRWWDGRAWTTFVSVGQAAERKPRLPRWLSVPVVIALPFALLLVGVLAFTQPMSVVAGLVPLAIVLPVLSWLDRIEPEPTSSRVHALLWGACVAVVVSIVVNTTVAFAVGDVAAMVISAPLIEEASKAAGILFALRRRELDGVSDGIVYAGWIAIGFAVVEDMTYFAQASIDGAFVPVFVIRALLTPFAHPLFTFWTGLAIGRAVQQGRRPFPAAIWGFSLAVVTHALWNGSLALGEITPTITDDVAVGVILVTAALFVVLFCSVAVALVRARRRELRRFVQMTPFLAQQYRLTDTESSHFVDWAALLRARRSMPRRSRRSFDRVHAALARLATMHAGLNDIDPDVERVLSAQLDEARADLDRSTGGRSIS